A region of the Heptranchias perlo isolate sHepPer1 chromosome 25, sHepPer1.hap1, whole genome shotgun sequence genome:
GACAGGTTATTGTCCCATTGGCTGTTAGAAGAGctgcagccagacacacacaataTGCAGCACTGGATCCCAGCCCAGCTCCTGTTGGAAGTTCAGACCAAACCAGAATTTCCACACTTGGCAACTCCCTGCAATTAAAAAAATAGCAATTAATAACTAATAATCCAAAATCAGCACAATATTATTTCAGGAGCTTTGCTTGCTTCACTAAAATAGGTTGGAGTCTTAGAAGTTGCATATTTTCTCAACATCAGATTTCTACTGTTCCTCATTTCTTTCCACACAATCACTGTAAATGGTTCCCCTGCCTCCTTGAACAACATTCCAGgaaaaaaaagtaatcaaaatggcACCAAAAGTTATGAGCAGCTGAAAGTGTGTACCTTAAAAGTGAAGTACCAGGTAACATTGCTGACGTATTAAACAAGTTCAGAGTTTTCCGATAGCTCAGTGACGCACcacatggtgtggtactgagccgtaCTGAtcaggaaggtgccaggttcaGTCCTTTGGTAGTGTTGAGGGTCAGTCTCAGCAAGGACGTTACAATTGGCCTAACTCCAGGTTAAGAAACGgttaatcagccagggttctcgcTCCTGAATCACCATCCTTTTGATTTGTACACGTGAGAAtgtcgggtgaggacagaataaatgccaacctgtgcctgccaacactcaccatctaggatcacacataaagaatgaccacttgggtgtgTTACTGGAGGACTGCAGGCAACTATGGAACCATACTATAACTTGTTTCACTGCTttcaggaggagaagaaaaaattggaaaaaataaaaattacttCCTTTGCCAAAAATGAGTCCTGGCATACCTATAACCCTGTCCCACTGAAGACATGGGACATCAGCTGTAATAATGCCTCCAGTGACTCACAGAGCAAACTTACTGATAGCAGCAGAGATAAAGGTAGCTTCAATCTAGTCTCATGGGTTTGTTCCTAAAACTGTATTTCTGCTAATTATTTGAGCAGTACCTTTTACACATTTCatatatttgcctacatatttctccctccaattccttcccactatttggtggtctgtacTATACTCCCAATAGTGTGACCCATAACTTCCTATCCTTTATCTCAAAACGTATTCTGTTTCTAGCCCTTTGTTGGTTATGTCCTTTCTTGCTATTGCCTTTATGTTGTTTCTGATTAACTCAGCTATCCCACCTCccctttttccttccctatcaatTCAAAATACATTgcagcctgcaatatttaactgctagTCCTGTCATGTCTGCAGCCATTTTGGTTATCTCCATTACATCTATTTCCTCCTTTTAATTACTGCCTCCAATTCCTGTGTTTTCTTGCTATAGAGGCAATTTAATATTTGCTTATTTTTGTCAGATATTTTATTATTACTTCCTATAACCATTTATGTTCCGaatatttatattatttttatcTCTATGACTGACCTTTGCTCGCATCCCTTCTTTTTCTTATCTTTAGGTTACAATTATATccacccgaactctctctcaGTGCAGGTGTATTTATTATACACCTTCACTGGGAGCTCTACTTGTACAACCTAAAAGTGCCCCTAGCAGCTGGAACAATTACACCAATCTACCACCTGTCCTGATGCAACCATCAAAATTGGTGCCAAGCTGAATGGTATCTTTCATACTGCAATGAATTAATGGGATAGAAAGAACTCAATACCTAGAGCTGCTGGAGATAGCACCATATAGATAAAGGAAGCAGAGGATACTGAGGCTCCTTGCGTCCGTGCAGCCTTCTGGAATTCCTGCAAACTGTCTCAGTCGCTCCACCTGTTCTTGGCTCGCAGCCTTTGGGTTCAGGACATCAGCTACAAAAAGAAAACAATCAGCATCATTAGTGGGGCTAATGGGAAGTCAGTCTGTTAACACTAAAACTGTTCTGCGccactacttttttttaaaaaaaggaacaccAGAAGCAACAGACTTCATGCTGCTCCTGTCCCTTTGCTTATCAAAGAAATTGTACGGATTCATTGTTAAGAGAAATAACATATAGAATCAGGTATGAGTAATTACAATTCAATTAACATTATGTATTCTTTACTGAAAGGGGTTTAAGATATTGCGCCAAGCATGGtagtggagaaaaaaagattAGTTGCATGCCAACATGCTAACAATGGGAAAGTTAGAATACCAGAAGTATGAGCTTCAAAGACTCAAATAACCATTTTTTCCACGAATTACTTTTCTTACATTGGCAGCATGTATGGTTCGTTAAGATGCAAGATCTACATTTACAAATAATGGAATAAATTGACAAAATaaaaaacaactttcatttatatagtgcctttaacgtagaaaaatgtcccaaggcgcttaataATCAGGACGGCAATCTGATCAAATGGTTCATAGGACAGTGAAGTTCTCAAAGGCTTGTAACTTGTCTAAACCAGTTCCAGCAGGTGTACTTTTCTCTAGTTGCTAGTGTCAGTGCAAACGTCAGTGTATGTTTCTCTTAGATTAGTAACCAGAGCTAAATACTTCACAAGACATTTTTCAGCTAATAGTAGCTCTTggagattttctttttttaaaaaaaaagacagctgGATGTCACTAAGCTGAAGAGTCTCCAAACCTAACTACTAACATATCGAGATCTGTAAAATTTCTGTTTGCCCACTCTCTGCCCCTAGCGACATACCCTATCCTATTTAAATCCAAAGAACTTGCATACAGGTTGGAAAACCCTAGACTAGGGACCCCAAAAGTGCATAGGGATGCTGTTGGAGCTTAACCAGCTAAAGAGCACCGGGTACTGCTAAGCTTCCAACTGCACATTCAACTAGGACAAGCATATCCATCAAGCAATTGGTTGCAGGGTTACCTGAAGCAGAGTATGAAGAATGGCACGATCACCCTAAAAAAAGTGAGAACGTTGCCATCATCCTCCTGACCACAGCTTAGATATACAGCATATCCCCTATTCATTTTGAGATCCCTTCTTGAGCCATGCAAAACTACAATACCACATTTGGGGCACACACCACCATATTCCACTGGTTAGTCCATTGTTCAAGTTGGTGGGTGGAATGTACTGGTTCCCTAGGTGAATTAGCCAATAACTTGGTGAAATGGAGTGCCATACTTTCAAAAATGCCTGAAATGGACGCTCCAAGTCTATCCTTCACGATACACATCACTGAAGGAGACAATGAATAGAATAGGCGCCGATGGGCAATCTTACTTTATCATACTTAAATCCTCTTTCAACAAAGACAGGTTGAGTGCGCTCTTCATCTACCCATACTTGGAACTTGGAGCTAAGGTACACAAGCCTGATAAAATCGAAGATTTAACCATGTACTCCCATGGTTTCTAGCTTCTTCATGATGTCTGAATGAAGCAACTGGTGGAAATTCTTTCAAATAAAAGGAAATTGACGAAAGTGGGTGTTGCCTTGAATCTTACAACATTCTGCAATCTTATGAAAAGCCACCACCTATTGTTCACATTCCTCATGAGTGAAATTCTCTCTGTTCTTTTCTGATTATTCCATGTGCCTCTACAGCATGTTATATACAAACCATGACAACTAAGGAAACACCTTAACAGCCACAGATATCAGTGAGATTCTTTGCTAGTTTTTGGACTCACTAGAATTCCTCTTCTTGAGGATCGAGGCCACAAGCATATTCTAATGTGATGATAGTCACACTGTAGGATTAAAGGCTgattaacaaaaattgacatggctAGTAAATAGATTAGGAATGACTTTATAATTCAATGTATACTATACTGTATAAAGTAATAAATAAAGTTACATACCAGTCATCTAGGTTAGCTCAATTCCACATTCCAGAATAAATTATGTTTAAATCACCATGTTTTCTCTAATTTTCCTCTTTCTCCACTTTTGACAATCCTGACTGAGAGGACAGGTATCCTGCATCTACCCCTCTGCCAATGTTGCTCTGAACTGACTGCCAGGATATAAGCAAGATTCTCTTCCCTGAGATTGTTCCTGCACTGTGCACTGGTGTTCCCATGGGCTGTGCCACTATGCAGGCTCATGCCTTTATGAATTAatgtctcttcctctcccctcaaAAAACTTACTGTGACAGGTGCGTGTCCTTTATCCATTACAATGCTGTTCATTTTGTTGCATCTTACCATCAATTGCTGTCAGCAGGAACTGGAGGGCAGCAGGTTTCCAACTCAGATGGGCGTCAATATTTGGTAAATTTAATTGTACATTTTGATCAGAACATGGTCGTATCCGGAGATATGTTTTTAAGTTTAAGCTGACTGCCAGAGCCACCTATAATCACAAAGAGATAGTGTGAGTAACTTGGTATTACAAAAAAAATAGCATGCATCGCTGCAAGCCCTTGACTTGCAGAACATGAAAGTCAGCGatgggtgagtctctctctgttGCATTAATAATGCCAAGTAAAAGCATTTAGTTTTTAGGTGCTGGTTGATAGCTGCCATAACACTCATTTTTTGAAGGAAAATGACAAACAAATGGCCCTTACAACTGCATCATAAAAAAATCGAATACATGGGAGCGATTGCACATAGGACAAGCTATTGCTCAGAAATTAGAATTTTCATTGCCTCTATGACTTCTTATGCGAAACTATAATAATCAGCTAATAAATCAAGTGAAAGGACATTGaaatgaaacattaactctgtttctctctccacagactctgcctgaccttctgagtgtttcgagcattttctgtttttatttttaatcagACTGTGAGGGAGGCCGTATGCCTTAGTGGCCCTTGACTTTCAAAAAACTTTTCATAAAGTATTGCATGAGGCTCCTTTACAAACTAAGAACAGCTATCAAAAGTAAGACAGACATAAATTAGTAATTAGTTAAAGGGAAGGAACCGGAGACTAGTCATAAGATGAGTTAGGTTATAACGGTAAGTGGGGTGTCCCAGAGGTCTGCACTGTGAACCCTCCAGTTCCAGCTATACACAAATTGCCACTGTATCACAGTCTCAATGCAAAATAATTACATTTGCAGAGGACACCAAACTAGTAACCAGTGGACTCAGGAGTCATCTAAGAACAAGTGGCACATGTACTCCATGAAGGGGTAGAACTTAGCAAGGGAGGAGTTGAAAGGGACCTAGGTACAAATAGTGCACAAATGAGCAATGTTGTCAGAGGGACAAGCTGCAAGGAACAACTTAAGTCTTGAAAACAAGCATCTCATAGACTCTATAGAGATATACTATCCGAAACAATACTTTCAGAAACGTTAGAGGAAGCCAAAAGGCACAGGTTTAAAGTTGTGATGGGCAATTTCAGGGCAGGTGTCaagaagtatttctttacacagtgagtgatcaacAGCTGGACAGGGTTGCCAGCAAGAGTGGCTGAAGCCAGAACACTGGACTTGTTTAAGAAACAACTAGATACTGTTGTGGAAAGAGGGTGGAATTGGTATTTTGGAAGGACGAGATAAAATGGTCTTAAGGGCCTTCTATATCCAAACCTAGTGATATATACAGCATAAATGTAGAAATTCAAGGCACTTATTTGAGGATGCTGAACTGTGTCAAATCACTCGTCCCCATTAGAAGGCAGCAATTTCATCGACTGGTTCAGATGGCACTTACAAACTTCCCAAATTTCTCTTGCATTTCTTTGACATCACCTGAACCTCCTTGATGAGATTAATGCCTTGAAATCAAACCTAATCATATGGGTTGCTTTTTAGTGAGACTGCCTCTTTTAAAAAGATGATCCTGATTTACCTTTCCATAGACCACAGCATGCTCTCCATGCAAAATAACCTTCCCCGGAGCAGATATAATCAATGTCTTGTTTGCCATTGTGTAAAGCGTGTCCTAAAACAGATAAATTTTaacttcacttttttaaaaaaaattaacccaTTAACTCCTTGATTCAGATCATTTGTTAAAATCAGGAACAGTCAAAATCAAATTATGACAGAAGCTTTGAGCAAGACTACACACTGATTAAAAGATATTTCAATACAATGTCCCTACAGCAGTAAATATGCAgaacaaactttttttaaaaatttgctggCAAAGCTGAGAATGCCACATTTATtcaccatctctagttgccctgagaaggtggtggtgtaggGCCATGAA
Encoded here:
- the mvk gene encoding mevalonate kinase isoform X5; translated protein: MANKTLIISAPGKVILHGEHAVVYGKVALAVSLNLKTYLRIRPCSDQNVQLNLPNIDAHLSWKPAALQFLLTAIDADVLNPKAASQEQVERLRQFAGIPEGCTDARSLSILCFLYLYGAISSSSRELPSVEILVWSELPTGAGLGSSAAYCVCLAAALLTANGTITCPVPQEKDTTRWNEDELELINKWAFQGEKLIHGNPSGVDNAVGTWGGVLRYHAGKIDLLSRVPTLRILLTNTKVSRSTKVLVAGVKDKMNKMPNIIKPVLDSIDAISCECERVLAAIASGNAVDKHYAILEELIDINKHHLNIIGVGHSSLDRLCQIQALRW